A single Chryseobacterium sp. DNA region contains:
- a CDS encoding PQQ-dependent sugar dehydrogenase: MKNLLFMTSILSSLFVNSQSINLEEFATGLTSPVEITNANDSRLFVVQQNGIIKIIQPNGTINSVDFLNISSKVLYGGERGLLGLAFHPQYPSNGYFFVYYNNTAGNIVVARYTVNSANPNAADPTSEKIMLNIPKPFDNHNGGSIHFAPDGKLWIITGDGGSGGDPNNNAQNKNSLLGKLLRIDVDATGAYTIPPDNPFAGTGVDGADEIWAYGLRNGWKFSFDLTTGNVLIADVGQGAIEEINRMPVTQAGINYGWRCYEGNTPYNTTGCQPSGSMTFPIAVYDHSGGKCSITGGYVYRGTQYPALQGKYFFADYCSTQIGILDTNNAITWSSAYSGNNFSTFGQDSQKELYVAAVNSGKVFKISTGTLGVQESNSLEKVSIYPNPATKEVFIEGVKDKKATAEIISAEGRKVLKMDQIINGKGIDISGIPAGVYFINLKSGDLKSYSQKLIIK; encoded by the coding sequence ATGAAAAATTTACTTTTTATGACCAGTATCCTTTCTTCCTTATTCGTTAATTCTCAAAGTATTAATTTGGAAGAATTTGCTACCGGGCTTACCAGTCCGGTCGAGATCACAAACGCCAATGACAGCAGGCTTTTTGTTGTACAGCAGAACGGTATCATTAAAATTATCCAGCCCAACGGAACTATTAATTCAGTTGATTTTTTAAACATCAGTTCTAAAGTTCTTTACGGTGGAGAGCGCGGACTTTTAGGTCTGGCATTCCATCCTCAATACCCTAGCAACGGGTATTTTTTTGTGTATTACAATAATACGGCAGGAAATATCGTGGTAGCCAGGTATACCGTAAATTCTGCCAATCCCAATGCAGCGGATCCCACTTCTGAAAAAATCATGCTGAATATCCCAAAACCTTTCGATAATCATAATGGAGGAAGCATTCATTTTGCGCCGGATGGCAAGCTTTGGATCATCACCGGAGACGGCGGCAGCGGCGGAGATCCCAACAATAATGCACAGAACAAAAATTCACTTCTGGGAAAACTGTTAAGAATTGATGTAGATGCTACCGGAGCGTATACTATTCCGCCGGATAACCCTTTTGCCGGAACGGGTGTTGATGGCGCAGACGAAATTTGGGCTTATGGACTCAGAAACGGATGGAAATTTTCCTTTGATTTAACTACCGGGAATGTTTTGATTGCTGATGTTGGCCAGGGAGCTATTGAGGAGATCAACAGAATGCCGGTTACACAGGCAGGGATCAATTACGGATGGCGCTGCTATGAAGGAAATACCCCTTATAATACAACAGGATGCCAGCCTTCAGGCTCCATGACCTTTCCTATAGCCGTCTACGACCACTCCGGTGGAAAATGCTCCATTACGGGAGGATATGTCTACAGAGGGACTCAATATCCTGCTCTCCAGGGAAAATATTTCTTTGCCGACTACTGCTCTACTCAAATCGGGATCCTGGATACCAACAACGCCATCACATGGAGTTCTGCCTACAGCGGAAACAATTTTTCAACCTTCGGGCAGGATTCACAGAAAGAATTGTATGTGGCAGCCGTCAACAGCGGAAAGGTCTTTAAAATATCAACAGGAACGCTGGGTGTGCAGGAAAGCAATAGTTTAGAAAAAGTAAGCATTTATCCCAATCCGGCTACCAAAGAAGTCTTTATTGAGGGGGTTAAGGATAAAAAAGCTACAGCAGAAATCATCAGCGCGGAAGGAAGAAAAGTACTGAAAATGGATCAGATCATCAATGGTAAAGGCATAGATATTTCCGGAATACCTGCCGGAGTGTATTTTATCAATCTAAAATCCGGAGATTTGAAATCTTACAGCCAGAAATTAATTATTAAATAA
- the secD gene encoding protein translocase subunit SecD: MQGKGLITIVAIVLGLICLNELLPTWYASKIESQIEAAKGNEKEIKRIKEDTLNLGYTKLYYSKAKDKEMKLGLDLKGGINVLLEINQRDLVNDLTNYSTNPVLIDALNKTDEVQKNSTKSYIDNFFEQFDAINKAKGTNLKLADPELFGNTNLSEIKYNTTDEQVKSIVKRRVDLSVGTAFEVIRTRIDKLGAIQPNVQRVPGTARISVEMPGMKDIDKVKKMLQTSAKLQFWEVQQVPEMAPYFQTLTAMVAAKGDSMGVAKNVNFINLLQLDKLRTNGVANVKLSDTAVVNKILNSKVGQALRPANIKYTQFMWGYKPEATSPDDLVLYAIRSNINQKAPVDGAVETANISYDELGRVVVDMQMDSKGAKEWKTLTEKNVGKPVAVTLDNRVYTAPNVVNAIPNGRTQISGNFSQEEAKELVDVLGAGKLPAGAKVVQATQVGPSLGQESINAGMISFAIAFLIIIVYIIFYYGGAGVYAVIAMVINLFYIFGIMDSGDFTLTLPGIAGIVLTMAMAVDTNVIIYERTKEELFAGKSILEAYKDGFKHALSAIIDGHSTTLLTAVVLFFFGTGPIKGFALTLMIGIVMTLFTSVLLSRVMIFSRLNKGKHLSVWTPPTKNLFRNTWIDFIGKRKYAYIISAVLTVICIGSMVTHGFKYGIDFTGGRNYVVRFDKDVNANDVEEKLVKLFKTEDGKNSSVEAKTFGNANQLKISTDYLIEDESLKADQTIEEKLYQGLKGDLPATLTLKDFKSADKDHAGIISSEKVGPTVADDIQTHGILAVVAALAGIFIYILFRFRKWQFSLGAVAALFHDAVIILGTYSLLHKYMPFNMEINQDFIAAILTVLGYSINDTVIIFDRIREYLREKKSLTLAGLFDDSISSTLGRTFNTSFTTILVILAIFIFGGDNLRGFMFAMLIGIGFGTYSSIFIASAIAYDFLKTGKEEDVHGKTTSAKEELASK, encoded by the coding sequence ATGCAAGGAAAAGGACTTATTACAATTGTTGCTATTGTCCTGGGGTTGATCTGCTTAAACGAGCTATTGCCAACCTGGTACGCCAGCAAAATTGAATCGCAGATCGAAGCTGCGAAAGGAAACGAGAAAGAGATCAAACGAATCAAGGAAGATACTCTTAATCTTGGGTATACTAAGCTTTATTATTCAAAAGCTAAAGACAAGGAAATGAAACTTGGTCTTGACTTAAAAGGAGGGATCAACGTTCTTTTGGAAATCAACCAAAGAGACCTGGTGAATGATTTAACGAATTATTCTACCAATCCTGTTCTTATTGATGCTTTAAACAAGACTGATGAAGTTCAGAAAAACTCTACAAAATCGTATATCGACAACTTCTTTGAGCAATTCGATGCGATAAACAAAGCAAAAGGAACAAACCTTAAGCTTGCAGATCCGGAACTTTTCGGAAATACAAACCTGTCTGAGATCAAGTACAACACTACGGATGAGCAGGTAAAAAGTATTGTTAAAAGAAGAGTTGATCTTTCTGTAGGTACAGCTTTCGAGGTAATCAGAACGAGAATTGATAAGCTTGGAGCCATCCAGCCCAACGTTCAGAGAGTCCCTGGTACAGCTAGAATTTCCGTGGAAATGCCTGGTATGAAAGATATCGACAAAGTGAAAAAAATGCTTCAGACTTCTGCAAAACTTCAATTCTGGGAAGTACAGCAGGTTCCTGAAATGGCTCCTTATTTCCAGACTTTGACAGCCATGGTTGCTGCAAAAGGAGATTCTATGGGAGTGGCAAAGAATGTGAATTTTATCAATCTTTTACAGCTTGACAAATTAAGAACTAATGGGGTTGCTAACGTAAAATTATCCGATACTGCAGTTGTTAACAAGATTTTAAACAGCAAAGTAGGGCAGGCTTTACGTCCGGCAAACATTAAATATACCCAGTTCATGTGGGGTTACAAACCTGAAGCAACAAGCCCGGACGACCTGGTATTGTATGCCATCAGAAGTAACATCAATCAAAAAGCTCCGGTAGACGGTGCTGTAGAAACAGCAAACATCAGCTATGACGAACTTGGAAGAGTAGTGGTAGATATGCAGATGGATTCTAAAGGAGCAAAAGAATGGAAAACATTAACCGAGAAAAACGTTGGAAAACCAGTTGCTGTAACACTTGATAACAGAGTGTATACTGCTCCGAACGTTGTCAACGCTATTCCAAACGGTAGAACTCAGATCTCAGGTAACTTCTCTCAGGAAGAAGCTAAAGAATTGGTTGACGTGTTAGGAGCCGGTAAATTACCTGCCGGTGCAAAAGTGGTTCAGGCTACGCAGGTAGGTCCGTCTTTAGGACAGGAGTCTATCAATGCAGGTATGATTTCATTTGCTATTGCCTTCTTAATTATCATTGTTTATATCATTTTCTACTATGGTGGTGCTGGTGTATACGCTGTCATTGCAATGGTAATCAACCTTTTTTATATTTTCGGAATTATGGATTCCGGAGACTTTACCCTTACGCTTCCTGGTATCGCCGGTATCGTATTAACGATGGCAATGGCGGTAGATACGAACGTAATTATCTATGAAAGAACGAAAGAAGAATTATTTGCCGGTAAGAGCATCTTGGAAGCTTATAAAGACGGTTTCAAACACGCGTTAAGTGCGATTATTGACGGTCACTCTACTACGTTATTGACTGCAGTCGTATTGTTCTTCTTCGGTACAGGACCTATCAAAGGATTTGCTTTGACATTAATGATCGGTATCGTCATGACATTGTTTACTTCTGTATTGCTTTCAAGAGTCATGATCTTCAGCAGACTAAATAAAGGAAAACACCTTTCTGTATGGACTCCGCCTACAAAAAATCTATTCAGAAATACATGGATCGATTTCATCGGAAAGAGAAAATATGCATATATCATTTCTGCTGTTTTAACAGTGATCTGTATTGGTTCTATGGTTACTCACGGATTCAAATATGGTATCGACTTTACAGGAGGTAGAAACTATGTCGTAAGATTTGATAAAGACGTTAATGCTAATGATGTTGAAGAAAAATTAGTAAAGCTGTTCAAGACTGAAGATGGTAAAAACTCTTCTGTAGAAGCTAAAACTTTCGGTAACGCAAACCAGTTGAAAATCTCTACTGATTACCTTATCGAAGATGAGTCTTTAAAGGCTGACCAGACTATTGAAGAAAAACTATACCAGGGATTAAAAGGAGATCTTCCTGCTACGCTTACGCTAAAAGACTTTAAGTCTGCTGATAAGGACCACGCAGGTATTATTTCATCTGAAAAAGTAGGTCCTACAGTGGCTGATGATATTCAGACTCATGGTATTCTTGCAGTAGTAGCTGCTCTTGCAGGGATCTTTATCTATATCTTGTTCAGATTTAGAAAATGGCAGTTCTCTTTAGGAGCGGTAGCAGCATTATTCCACGATGCGGTTATTATTTTAGGAACCTATTCATTGCTTCACAAATACATGCCGTTCAACATGGAGATCAACCAGGATTTCATTGCAGCGATCCTTACAGTATTAGGATACTCAATCAATGATACGGTAATTATCTTCGACAGAATTAGAGAATATCTGAGAGAGAAGAAATCTTTAACATTGGCAGGATTATTTGATGACTCTATTTCAAGTACGTTGGGTAGAACATTCAACACGTCATTTACTACGATTTTGGTGATCCTGGCGATCTTTATTTTCGGGGGTGACAACTTGAGAGGATTCATGTTTGCCATGCTGATTGGTATTGGATTCGGTACTTATTCATCAATCTTTATTGCGTCTGCAATTGCTTATGACTTCCTGAAAACAGGAAAAGAAGAGGATGTACACGGAAAGACAACTTCTGCTAAAGAAGAACTTGCTTCAAAGTAA
- a CDS encoding TCR/Tet family MFS transporter, whose protein sequence is MENSRKKAAIGFIFITLLIDITGWGIIIPVVPKLIEELIHADISEAAKYGGWLGFAYAFTQFIFSPLVGNLSDKYGRRPIILISLFGFAVDYIFLALAPTIWWLFLGRIIAGITGASVTTASAYIADISTDEDRAKNFGLIGAAFGLGFIIGPVLGGVLGHYGARVPFYAAAGLCLLNFLYGYFILPESLDKDKRRAFDWRRANPVGSFKFLGKHPEISGLILALILIYIAGHAVQSNWSFFTMYKFSWTERMVGISLGVVGLLVGLVQGVLIRWTTPRLGEQKSIYYGLALYAVGMLLFAFASEGWMMFVFLIPYCLGGICGPALQSVITKTVPSNEQGELQGALTSLMSATSIVGPPMMTNLFYFFTHDEAPFKFSGAPFFLAFILMAISVVITYSAFQKKRKDLN, encoded by the coding sequence ATGGAAAATTCAAGGAAAAAGGCTGCGATAGGCTTTATATTTATTACTTTACTCATTGATATTACGGGATGGGGGATCATTATTCCTGTTGTTCCTAAACTGATTGAAGAATTGATTCATGCAGATATCAGCGAGGCCGCAAAATATGGTGGCTGGCTGGGATTTGCCTATGCATTTACCCAATTTATATTTTCTCCGTTGGTAGGTAATCTGAGCGATAAGTATGGGCGCAGGCCCATTATCCTGATCTCTCTTTTTGGATTTGCCGTGGATTACATTTTCCTGGCACTGGCCCCTACTATCTGGTGGTTATTTCTGGGAAGGATCATTGCAGGGATCACAGGGGCGAGTGTGACCACCGCCAGTGCATATATTGCAGATATTTCAACGGATGAAGACAGAGCAAAAAACTTTGGACTGATAGGTGCTGCTTTTGGTCTTGGATTTATCATAGGACCTGTTTTGGGGGGCGTTCTGGGACATTACGGAGCCAGAGTCCCTTTCTATGCGGCTGCAGGGCTGTGTCTGCTTAATTTCCTGTATGGTTACTTTATTTTGCCTGAAAGTTTAGATAAAGATAAAAGAAGAGCATTCGACTGGAGACGTGCCAATCCTGTGGGTTCATTTAAGTTTTTAGGAAAACACCCTGAAATCTCAGGATTGATACTTGCATTGATTTTAATCTATATTGCAGGCCATGCCGTGCAAAGCAACTGGAGTTTCTTTACCATGTATAAATTCAGTTGGACGGAAAGAATGGTAGGAATCTCATTAGGGGTCGTAGGCTTGTTAGTTGGTCTGGTGCAAGGAGTTTTGATCAGATGGACCACTCCAAGGCTGGGCGAGCAGAAAAGTATTTATTATGGTTTAGCGCTGTATGCCGTAGGAATGTTATTATTTGCTTTTGCATCTGAAGGCTGGATGATGTTTGTATTTTTGATTCCCTATTGTTTAGGAGGAATCTGCGGGCCGGCTTTACAGTCTGTTATTACGAAGACTGTTCCGTCTAATGAACAGGGAGAGCTGCAGGGAGCATTGACGAGTCTGATGAGTGCCACTTCAATTGTGGGACCTCCCATGATGACCAACCTGTTTTACTTTTTTACCCATGATGAAGCACCATTCAAGTTTTCAGGAGCACCGTTCTTTTTAGCATTTATATTAATGGCTATAAGTGTTGTGATTACCTATTCTGCTTTTCAGAAGAAAAGAAAGGATCTGAATTAA
- a CDS encoding arylamine N-acetyltransferase — protein sequence MDAAQFKKYLERIHYAGDWGMNRETLGKIHHLHPRHIPFENIDSYTGTVPLLHPDAIFNKLVLESRGGYCYEQNLLLREVLKYLGFNVELQLARVLWRKDENSITAKTHLLLIVDFQGEKYLADCGFGITTLTAPLVLNEEKVQETPNGLFKISQKEGTYLLWIGKEQWLPVYRFALEQVEPVDLEIVNWYLSTHPESNFKKNLVLSKVDEDARYTFTDHTLNIRWNSGEKDTVSIENNEELFRMMNNTFGLQENAIEPLKQKFKSEGGL from the coding sequence ATGGATGCAGCACAATTTAAAAAATATTTAGAACGGATTCATTATGCCGGTGATTGGGGAATGAATAGGGAAACGCTGGGAAAAATTCATCATTTACATCCCAGGCATATTCCTTTTGAAAATATCGATTCATATACAGGTACAGTGCCTTTGCTGCATCCTGATGCTATTTTTAATAAACTGGTACTGGAGTCCAGGGGAGGCTATTGTTATGAGCAGAATCTGCTTTTGAGAGAAGTTTTAAAGTATCTTGGATTTAATGTTGAATTACAATTGGCAAGAGTACTGTGGAGGAAAGATGAAAATAGCATTACGGCAAAAACACACCTGTTGCTTATTGTTGATTTTCAAGGAGAAAAGTACCTTGCAGACTGTGGTTTTGGAATTACAACGCTGACCGCTCCTTTGGTATTGAATGAAGAAAAGGTACAGGAGACTCCTAATGGTTTGTTTAAAATTTCACAGAAAGAAGGAACATATTTACTTTGGATAGGGAAAGAACAGTGGTTGCCGGTTTACCGATTTGCCCTGGAGCAGGTAGAGCCTGTTGATCTGGAAATAGTCAATTGGTATTTATCAACCCACCCTGAGTCTAATTTTAAGAAAAACCTGGTGCTTTCAAAAGTAGACGAAGACGCACGCTACACCTTTACAGATCATACATTGAATATACGGTGGAACAGCGGTGAAAAGGATACTGTCTCTATAGAAAATAATGAAGAATTGTTCAGGATGATGAACAATACCTTTGGACTGCAGGAAAATGCAATTGAACCTCTGAAACAGAAATTTAAAAGCGAAGGTGGATTATAA
- a CDS encoding twin-arginine translocase TatA/TatE family subunit, translating into MELSIGEMALIAIAIVVLFGPDKLPQIARDLGAGVRKMRGAVEDIKTEIMKETDNPVSEIKREIEKVKDAAKDFNPMNDIKKDILTEPAASNEPPKPNPSEDETHEGPVSR; encoded by the coding sequence ATGGAATTAAGCATTGGAGAAATGGCACTCATTGCCATTGCAATCGTTGTATTATTCGGACCGGATAAACTTCCTCAGATAGCACGTGACTTAGGGGCAGGTGTCAGAAAAATGCGTGGAGCAGTGGAAGATATCAAAACGGAGATCATGAAAGAAACGGACAATCCGGTTTCTGAGATCAAGCGTGAAATTGAAAAGGTAAAAGATGCTGCCAAAGATTTCAACCCGATGAACGATATCAAAAAGGATATTTTAACAGAACCTGCCGCATCCAATGAACCTCCAAAACCCAACCCTTCAGAAGATGAAACGCATGAAGGACCTGTAAGCAGATAA
- a CDS encoding phosphatase PAP2 family protein translates to MDEIIQEDKKVFLYLNNLGDPSFDQLWMLISSTWIWVPLYIIFLYFLYKNYQLRSLVFILIFLALGATVSDQLANVFKYGVARLRPCHDPSLEHYMRIVKCGGQYGFYSAHASNTFFLASYLGILLKKKIKWFPYAIFVWAIVVSYSRIYLGVHFPIDVLVGAFAGSLLGVIFSVLAQKVINKQKITP, encoded by the coding sequence ATGGACGAGATTATTCAGGAAGATAAGAAGGTATTTTTATATCTTAATAACTTGGGCGATCCTTCATTCGATCAGCTTTGGATGTTGATTTCCAGTACCTGGATCTGGGTACCTCTTTATATTATATTTCTATATTTTTTATATAAAAATTATCAGCTAAGATCTTTAGTTTTCATCCTTATTTTTTTGGCGCTTGGTGCAACGGTATCCGATCAGCTGGCCAATGTCTTTAAATATGGGGTTGCAAGGCTGAGACCTTGCCATGATCCTTCTTTAGAACATTATATGAGGATCGTGAAATGTGGCGGACAGTATGGGTTTTATTCTGCACATGCTTCCAACACCTTCTTTTTAGCATCTTATCTGGGAATTTTATTAAAAAAGAAAATTAAATGGTTTCCATACGCTATATTTGTATGGGCTATAGTGGTTTCCTACAGCCGGATTTATTTAGGAGTACATTTCCCGATAGATGTTTTGGTGGGGGCGTTTGCTGGTTCTTTATTGGGAGTGATATTTAGTGTGCTCGCCCAAAAAGTAATCAACAAACAAAAGATAACACCATGA
- a CDS encoding tetratricopeptide repeat protein: MKKPLLLLVSICFSLNFYAQDKKLAEECFKKADYKCAEEQYSKLAAAEQIQKFQSEYYNNLGTAQRRLGKATLAFKSYESALIANPMSVSVYANLASLHSQKGNKAKALEYIEKGLQIEPENADLYLTRSKIYYSQGKKELAIKDLNQILSFSPDNIFAKTGLAGLKKNNGDLEGALADYNKLIAEKPESLLYNGRADVYFKMKKYKESLADANKGISIDPKFAQSYVAKALVLFETAKPKEACENLDKAVSFGYEKAILADYYAKCIRK; the protein is encoded by the coding sequence ATGAAAAAACCTTTATTACTCCTAGTTTCTATTTGCTTTTCGCTTAATTTTTACGCGCAGGACAAAAAACTGGCTGAAGAATGTTTTAAAAAAGCCGATTATAAATGCGCCGAAGAGCAGTATTCAAAACTGGCAGCAGCGGAACAGATCCAAAAATTTCAATCCGAATATTACAATAACCTGGGAACGGCTCAGAGAAGACTGGGAAAAGCTACATTAGCTTTCAAATCTTACGAATCAGCGTTGATCGCCAATCCTATGTCCGTTTCCGTATATGCTAATCTGGCCTCCTTACACAGCCAGAAAGGAAATAAAGCGAAAGCACTTGAGTATATTGAAAAAGGACTTCAGATAGAACCTGAGAATGCCGATTTATATCTGACCCGTTCTAAAATCTATTACAGCCAGGGCAAAAAAGAGCTGGCCATTAAAGATCTCAATCAAATATTAAGTTTCTCACCGGATAACATTTTTGCAAAAACCGGACTCGCCGGTCTGAAAAAAAATAACGGAGATCTTGAAGGTGCTTTGGCAGACTACAATAAACTGATCGCGGAAAAACCCGAATCCTTACTGTATAACGGTAGGGCAGATGTTTATTTTAAAATGAAAAAATATAAAGAATCCCTTGCAGATGCCAATAAAGGGATTTCTATTGATCCTAAATTTGCGCAGTCTTATGTAGCGAAGGCACTGGTATTATTCGAGACTGCAAAACCGAAAGAAGCCTGCGAAAACCTGGATAAAGCAGTTAGTTTTGGGTACGAAAAAGCTATTTTGGCGGACTATTATGCCAAATGTATCAGGAAATAA
- a CDS encoding 23S rRNA (pseudouridine(1915)-N(3))-methyltransferase RlmH, with product MRISLLCIGKTDDKEITSLISYYLSRLPKHWNFEITEIPDVKNARNLSPDLLKKEEAKLFSNHIDKNDLVIILDEKGKQFTSREFAQKIDGWMNSSVKKVHILIGGAYGFSEEIYSRANEKMSLSKMTFTHQMIRLFIVEQLYRADQILQGKPYHND from the coding sequence ATGCGCATCAGCTTACTTTGTATCGGTAAAACAGACGATAAGGAAATCACTTCTTTGATCAGCTATTATCTCAGCCGGCTGCCTAAACACTGGAATTTTGAGATCACAGAAATTCCCGATGTTAAAAATGCCAGAAATCTTTCTCCCGATCTTCTTAAAAAAGAAGAAGCTAAGCTGTTTTCAAATCATATAGATAAAAACGACCTGGTCATCATCCTGGATGAAAAGGGAAAACAGTTTACCAGCCGTGAGTTTGCTCAAAAGATTGATGGCTGGATGAATTCTTCCGTTAAAAAAGTACATATCCTGATAGGGGGTGCTTATGGTTTTTCAGAAGAAATCTACAGCAGGGCCAATGAAAAAATGTCATTATCCAAAATGACATTTACCCACCAGATGATCAGATTGTTTATTGTTGAGCAGCTTTACCGTGCCGACCAGATTCTGCAGGGAAAGCCATATCATAATGATTAA